From Carettochelys insculpta isolate YL-2023 chromosome 8, ASM3395843v1, whole genome shotgun sequence, a single genomic window includes:
- the TTLL4 gene encoding tubulin monoglutamylase TTLL4 isoform X2 produces the protein MASAGPQHYSTGLERGSNFQRPVAAAERPSGSKAWLLAQQQVKPLWKLGRKHVSTFQDHRPVLSGIPPTHACLWYPPPGCSGWRTEAARCGLPLARSPPQPFPGLAGSSPLCRRSYVRHKPYQRLESICLRSSAPESQLLPFPASGLPTCASGTDCNMADSVVEPFLRASAAGEQSSPLGSGTPATSPYKPVLNKNAFLRPHSAKVPSPQAPENKKLKNPPRVPTISWSYGGGTGDSSPKSLPGKGPVLTLEQPPPMPGRSPAQPSTALRADGPSWQDSESRGPSLRAKEREIRLAEAMKKLSGTVTSPPKPGCRPESSCLMNGGLQYHLFHRSRRWRQHLLAQLNPKEPAAPLNLELAERGLSGNLSLAGPDGAVVRTKRISIRLSASSSDTPAPSAPCRTTNFLAQSGGDQVGSTEAASLAGVSAVAAQMSSIQLSKDVQWEQATPARASDLGDGPEYLQRGQSRAAVKPQVSLSRLPCHQPWPVAEVLPEGCWELLRGVVPETSRAHCCLGRRHSGWDSVCSSAAAPLPLLVPVEPDADVEEELPDGLEDGSQDEEEEEGESDGSSPTGLSPNGSVARISRKCLECLAQPPEAQGRVLKPPLVFSLFPNVPPTLYFSTRDERVEKLPWEQRKLLRWKMSSVTPNIVKQTIGRSHFKVSKKNSDWLGCWGHHMKSPGFRAIKEHQKLNHFPGSFQIGRKDRLWRNLSKMQTRFGKKEFNFFPQSFILPQDIKLLRKAWEDSTSRQKWIVKPPASARGIGIQVIHKWSQLPKRRPLLVQRYLHKPYLIGGSKFDLRLYVYVTCYDPLRIYLFQDGLVRFASCKYSSSMKSLSNKFMHLTNYSVNKKNAEYRPNADETACQGHKWALKALWSYLSQKGVNSEAIWEKIKDIVIKTIIASEPYVNSLLKLYVRRPYCCHELFGFDVMLDENLKPWILEVNISPSLHSNSPLDVSIKGQMIRDLLNLAGFVLPSMDDLAWAPGSASSSTLSSGVTSAPKEKPKLAPEQLVAEKMKRAYYLTQKLPEQDFSSILDVLTPGDVRVLVETEDEFARRGQFERIFPTRLSMRYLRFFEQLRYFNLLTAQWELRHFLNKPRGLDLLRSWCLKGYLSGAGMDLAQMWSLPRPHLFPKSHSPLNGFCKLESGCLARLLPREAEEMPKCLEPSARTQSLPLIKYSDRAIKHPVLPPMLSPV, from the exons ATGGCCTCTGCGGGGCCACAGCACTATAGCACAGGCCTCGAGAGGGGAAGCAACTTCCAACGCCCTGTCGCCGCTGCCGAGAGGCCCTCTGGGAGCAAGGCCTGGCTCCTCGCCCAGCAGCAGGTGAAGCCCCTCTGGAAGCTCGGAAGGAAGCATGTGAGCACTTTCCAGGACCACAGGCCTGTCCTCTCAGGGATCCCCCCCACGCACGCCTGCCTGTGGTACCCCCCGCCGGGATGCAGCGGCTGGCGGACTGAGGCTGCACGCTGCGGCCTGCCCCTCGCTCGGTccccgccccagcccttcccaggcctggctggcagcTCGCCGCTCTGTCGGCGCTCCTACGTCCGGCACAAGCCCTACCAGCGGCTGGAGTCCATCTGCCTGCGCTCCAGTGCTCCGGAGAGCCAGCTGCTTCCCTTCCCCGCCAGCGGGCTCCCGACCTGCGCCTCGGGCACTGACTGCAACATGGCAGACTCGGTGGTGGAGCCCTTCCTGCGGGCGAGCGCggcaggggagcagagctctCCTCTTGGCTCAGGGACACCAGCAACCAGCCCGTACAAACCGGTGCTCAACAAGAACGCCTTCCTCCGGCCCCACAGTGCCAAGGTGCCTTCCCCACAGGCCCCAGAGAACAAGAAGCTGAAGAACCCCCCTCGGGTGCCCACCATATCTTGGTCCTATGGCGGGGGGACTGGGGACAGCTCCCCCAAGAGTCTGCCTGGGAAAGGCCCGGTGCtcacactggagcagcccccgcCCATGCCGGGCCGGTCTCCTGCTCAACCCAGCACTGCCCTGCGAGCTGACggcccctcatggcaggacagcGAGAGCAGGGGGCCAAGCTTGCGAGCCAAGGAACGCGAGATCCGGCTCGCGGAGGCGATGAAGAAACTGAGCGGGACGGTTACGAGCCCCCCCAAGCCGGGCTGTCGGCCcgagagctcctgcctcatgaACGGGGGCTTGCAGTACCACCTCTTCCACAGGAGCCGCCGGTGGAGACAGCACCTCCTGGCGCAGCTGAACCCAAAGGAGCCGGCTGCCCCCTTGAACTTGGAGCTGGCCGAGCGGGGCCTGAGTGGCAACCTGAGCCTGGCTGGCCCAGACGGCGCCGTCGTCCGCACCAAGCGGATCAGCATCCGCCTCTCAGCCTCCAGTTCAGACACTccggcccccagcgccccctgtcGCACCACGAACTTCCTGGCCCAGAGCGGCGGAGACCAGGTGGGGAGCACGGAGGCTGCCAGCCTTGCTGGCGTCTCTGCGGTGGCAGCCCAGATGTCCAGCATCCAGCTGAGCAAGGACGTGCAGTGGGAGCAGGCCACCCCTGCCAGAGCCTCTGA CCTTGGGGACGGCCCGGAGTATCTGCAGCGAGGACAGAGCCGGGCAGCCGTGAAGCCCCAGGTGTCACTGTCCAGGCTCCCCTGCCATCAGCCCTGGCCCGTGGCAGAGGTCCTTCCCGAGGGCTGCTGGGAGCTCCTCCGGGGCGTGGTGCCGGAGACCAGCCGTGCGCACTGCTGCCTGGGCAGACGTCACTCTGGGTGGGATTCCGTGTGTTCCAGTGcggctgcccccctgcccctgctggtccCAGTGGAGCCTGACGCTGACGTGGAAGAGGAGCTCCCTGATGGCTTGGAAGACGGGAGCCAGgacgaggaggaagaggagg GCGAGTCGGACGGctcctcccccacagggctgTCGCCCAACGGCTCCGTGGCTCGTATCTCCAG GAAGTGTCTGGAGTGTTTGGCCCAGCCGCCCGAGGCCCAGGGGCGAGTCCTCAAACCACCGCTCGTGTTCAGCTTATTCCCGAACGTGCCTCCAACCCTGTACTTCAGCACTCGGGACGAGAGAG TGGAgaagctgccctgggagcagaggaagttGCTGCGCTGGAAGATGAGCAGCGTCACCCCCAACATTGTGAAGCAAACCATTGGCAGGTCCCACTTCAAAGTCAGCAAGA AGAACAGcgactggctgggctgctggggccatCACATGAAGTCCCCTGGCTTCCGAGCCATCAAGGAGCACCAGAAG CTAAACCACTTCCCCGGCTCCTTTCAAATCGGGAGGAAGGACCGTCTGTGGCGCAACCTGTCCAAGATGCAGACGCGCTTCGGGAAGAAGGAGTTTAACTTCTTCCCCCAGTCCTTCATCCTGCCCCAGGACATCAAGCTGCTGCGCAAGGCCTGGGAGGACAGCACCAGCCGCCAGAAGTGGATTGTGAAGCCG CCGGCCTCTGCCAGAGGCATTGGGATCCAGGTCATCCACaagtggagccagctgcccaagagGAGACCGCTGCTGGTGCAGAG GTACTTGCACAAGCCCTACCTCATTGGCGGGAGCAAGTTCGACCTGAGGCTTTATGTTTACGTGACTTGCTACGACCCCCTCCGCATCTACCTGTTCCAAGACGGATTAGTGCGCTTCGCGAGCTGCAA GTACTCGTCCTCCATGAAGAGCCTCAGCAACAAGTTCATGCACCTGACCAACTACAGCGTGAACAAGAAGAATGCAGAATACAGGCCCAACGCCGACGAGACGGCTTGCCAAGGGCACAAGTG GGCCCTGAAAGCCCTTTGGAGCTACCTGAGCCAAAAGGGGGTGAACAGCGAGGCCATCTGGGAGAAGATCAAGGATATCGTTATCAAAACCATCATCGC GTCAGAGCCCTACGTGAACAGCCTGCTGAAACTGTATGTGCGACGCCCCTACTGCTGCCACGAGCTCTTCGGCTTTGACGTCATGCTGGACGAGAACCTCAAGCCTTGGATCCTGGAAGTGAATATCTCCCCCAG CCTCCATTCCAACTCGCCGCTGGACGTGAGCATCAAGGGCCAGATGATCCGGGATCTCCTCAACCTGGCTGGCTTCGTTCTTCCCAGCATGGACGACTTGGCCTGGGCCCCAGGCAGCGCCAGCAGCTCCACCCTCAGCTCAGG TGTAACCAGCGCCCCGAAGGAGAAGCCCAAGTTGGCCCCGGAGCAGCTCGTGGCGGAGAAGATGAAGCGAGCGTATTACTTGACGCAGAAGCTGCCTGAGCAG GACTTCTCCTCCATCCTGGACGTGCTGACCCCGGGGGACGTGCGGGTGCTGGTGGAGACAGAGGACGAGTTTGCTCGGCGGGGGCAGTTTGAGCGGATCTTCCCCACCCGGCTGTCCATGCGCTACCTGCGCTTCTTTGAGCAGCTGCGGTACTTCAACCTGCTCACCGCCCAGTGGGAGCTCAGACACTTCCTCAACAAGCCCCGAG GCTTGGATCTGCTTAGGAGCTGGTGTCTCAAAGGGTACCTCAGTGGGGCCGGGATGGACTTGGCCCAGATG TGGTCGCTgccaaggccccacctcttcccaaagAGCCACAGCCCCCTCAATGGCTTCTGCAAACTGGAATCGGGCTGCCTCGC GAGACTTCTCCCGCGCGAGGCAGAGGAGATGCCCAAGTGCCTGGAGCCCAGCGCTCGCACGCAGAGCTTACCTCTGATCAAGTACAGCGACAGAGCCATCAAGCACCCCGTCCTGCCGCCCATGCTGAGCCCCGTCTGA
- the TTLL4 gene encoding tubulin monoglutamylase TTLL4 isoform X3 has translation MASAGPQHYSTGLERGSNFQRPVAAAERPSGSKAWLLAQQQVKPLWKLGRKHVSTFQDHRPVLSGIPPTHACLWYPPPGCSGWRTEAARCGLPLARSPPQPFPGLAGSSPLCRRSYVRHKPYQRLESICLRSSAPESQLLPFPASGLPTCASGTDCNMADSVVEPFLRASAAGEQSSPLGSGTPATSPYKPVLNKNAFLRPHSAKVPSPQAPENKKLKNPPRVPTISWSYGGGTGDSSPKSLPGKGPVLTLEQPPPMPGRSPAQPSTALRADGPSWQDSESRGPSLRAKEREIRLAEAMKKLSGTVTSPPKPGCRPESSCLMNGGLQYHLFHRSRRWRQHLLAQLNPKEPAAPLNLELAERGLSGNLSLAGPDGAVVRTKRISIRLSASSSDTPAPSAPCRTTNFLAQSGGDQVGSTEAASLAGVSAVAAQMSSIQLSKDVQWEQATPARASDAAAPLPLLVPVEPDADVEEELPDGLEDGSQDEEEEEGESDGSSPTGLSPNGSVARISRKCLECLAQPPEAQGRVLKPPLVFSLFPNVPPTLYFSTRDERVEKLPWEQRKLLRWKMSSVTPNIVKQTIGRSHFKVSKKNSDWLGCWGHHMKSPGFRAIKEHQKLNHFPGSFQIGRKDRLWRNLSKMQTRFGKKEFNFFPQSFILPQDIKLLRKAWEDSTSRQKWIVKPPASARGIGIQVIHKWSQLPKRRPLLVQRYLHKPYLIGGSKFDLRLYVYVTCYDPLRIYLFQDGLVRFASCKYSSSMKSLSNKFMHLTNYSVNKKNAEYRPNADETACQGHKWALKALWSYLSQKGVNSEAIWEKIKDIVIKTIIASEPYVNSLLKLYVRRPYCCHELFGFDVMLDENLKPWILEVNISPSLHSNSPLDVSIKGQMIRDLLNLAGFVLPSMDDLAWAPGSASSSTLSSGVTSAPKEKPKLAPEQLVAEKMKRAYYLTQKLPEQDFSSILDVLTPGDVRVLVETEDEFARRGQFERIFPTRLSMRYLRFFEQLRYFNLLTAQWELRHFLNKPRVVAAKAPPLPKEPQPPQWLLQTGIGLPRETSPARGRGDAQVPGAQRSHAELTSDQVQRQSHQAPRPAAHAEPRLTPARSRARTPWPGDTGAYLKGRCRRQGPRAGRGVPAWPRLQRSP, from the exons ATGGCCTCTGCGGGGCCACAGCACTATAGCACAGGCCTCGAGAGGGGAAGCAACTTCCAACGCCCTGTCGCCGCTGCCGAGAGGCCCTCTGGGAGCAAGGCCTGGCTCCTCGCCCAGCAGCAGGTGAAGCCCCTCTGGAAGCTCGGAAGGAAGCATGTGAGCACTTTCCAGGACCACAGGCCTGTCCTCTCAGGGATCCCCCCCACGCACGCCTGCCTGTGGTACCCCCCGCCGGGATGCAGCGGCTGGCGGACTGAGGCTGCACGCTGCGGCCTGCCCCTCGCTCGGTccccgccccagcccttcccaggcctggctggcagcTCGCCGCTCTGTCGGCGCTCCTACGTCCGGCACAAGCCCTACCAGCGGCTGGAGTCCATCTGCCTGCGCTCCAGTGCTCCGGAGAGCCAGCTGCTTCCCTTCCCCGCCAGCGGGCTCCCGACCTGCGCCTCGGGCACTGACTGCAACATGGCAGACTCGGTGGTGGAGCCCTTCCTGCGGGCGAGCGCggcaggggagcagagctctCCTCTTGGCTCAGGGACACCAGCAACCAGCCCGTACAAACCGGTGCTCAACAAGAACGCCTTCCTCCGGCCCCACAGTGCCAAGGTGCCTTCCCCACAGGCCCCAGAGAACAAGAAGCTGAAGAACCCCCCTCGGGTGCCCACCATATCTTGGTCCTATGGCGGGGGGACTGGGGACAGCTCCCCCAAGAGTCTGCCTGGGAAAGGCCCGGTGCtcacactggagcagcccccgcCCATGCCGGGCCGGTCTCCTGCTCAACCCAGCACTGCCCTGCGAGCTGACggcccctcatggcaggacagcGAGAGCAGGGGGCCAAGCTTGCGAGCCAAGGAACGCGAGATCCGGCTCGCGGAGGCGATGAAGAAACTGAGCGGGACGGTTACGAGCCCCCCCAAGCCGGGCTGTCGGCCcgagagctcctgcctcatgaACGGGGGCTTGCAGTACCACCTCTTCCACAGGAGCCGCCGGTGGAGACAGCACCTCCTGGCGCAGCTGAACCCAAAGGAGCCGGCTGCCCCCTTGAACTTGGAGCTGGCCGAGCGGGGCCTGAGTGGCAACCTGAGCCTGGCTGGCCCAGACGGCGCCGTCGTCCGCACCAAGCGGATCAGCATCCGCCTCTCAGCCTCCAGTTCAGACACTccggcccccagcgccccctgtcGCACCACGAACTTCCTGGCCCAGAGCGGCGGAGACCAGGTGGGGAGCACGGAGGCTGCCAGCCTTGCTGGCGTCTCTGCGGTGGCAGCCCAGATGTCCAGCATCCAGCTGAGCAAGGACGTGCAGTGGGAGCAGGCCACCCCTGCCAGAGCCTCTGA TGcggctgcccccctgcccctgctggtccCAGTGGAGCCTGACGCTGACGTGGAAGAGGAGCTCCCTGATGGCTTGGAAGACGGGAGCCAGgacgaggaggaagaggagg GCGAGTCGGACGGctcctcccccacagggctgTCGCCCAACGGCTCCGTGGCTCGTATCTCCAG GAAGTGTCTGGAGTGTTTGGCCCAGCCGCCCGAGGCCCAGGGGCGAGTCCTCAAACCACCGCTCGTGTTCAGCTTATTCCCGAACGTGCCTCCAACCCTGTACTTCAGCACTCGGGACGAGAGAG TGGAgaagctgccctgggagcagaggaagttGCTGCGCTGGAAGATGAGCAGCGTCACCCCCAACATTGTGAAGCAAACCATTGGCAGGTCCCACTTCAAAGTCAGCAAGA AGAACAGcgactggctgggctgctggggccatCACATGAAGTCCCCTGGCTTCCGAGCCATCAAGGAGCACCAGAAG CTAAACCACTTCCCCGGCTCCTTTCAAATCGGGAGGAAGGACCGTCTGTGGCGCAACCTGTCCAAGATGCAGACGCGCTTCGGGAAGAAGGAGTTTAACTTCTTCCCCCAGTCCTTCATCCTGCCCCAGGACATCAAGCTGCTGCGCAAGGCCTGGGAGGACAGCACCAGCCGCCAGAAGTGGATTGTGAAGCCG CCGGCCTCTGCCAGAGGCATTGGGATCCAGGTCATCCACaagtggagccagctgcccaagagGAGACCGCTGCTGGTGCAGAG GTACTTGCACAAGCCCTACCTCATTGGCGGGAGCAAGTTCGACCTGAGGCTTTATGTTTACGTGACTTGCTACGACCCCCTCCGCATCTACCTGTTCCAAGACGGATTAGTGCGCTTCGCGAGCTGCAA GTACTCGTCCTCCATGAAGAGCCTCAGCAACAAGTTCATGCACCTGACCAACTACAGCGTGAACAAGAAGAATGCAGAATACAGGCCCAACGCCGACGAGACGGCTTGCCAAGGGCACAAGTG GGCCCTGAAAGCCCTTTGGAGCTACCTGAGCCAAAAGGGGGTGAACAGCGAGGCCATCTGGGAGAAGATCAAGGATATCGTTATCAAAACCATCATCGC GTCAGAGCCCTACGTGAACAGCCTGCTGAAACTGTATGTGCGACGCCCCTACTGCTGCCACGAGCTCTTCGGCTTTGACGTCATGCTGGACGAGAACCTCAAGCCTTGGATCCTGGAAGTGAATATCTCCCCCAG CCTCCATTCCAACTCGCCGCTGGACGTGAGCATCAAGGGCCAGATGATCCGGGATCTCCTCAACCTGGCTGGCTTCGTTCTTCCCAGCATGGACGACTTGGCCTGGGCCCCAGGCAGCGCCAGCAGCTCCACCCTCAGCTCAGG TGTAACCAGCGCCCCGAAGGAGAAGCCCAAGTTGGCCCCGGAGCAGCTCGTGGCGGAGAAGATGAAGCGAGCGTATTACTTGACGCAGAAGCTGCCTGAGCAG GACTTCTCCTCCATCCTGGACGTGCTGACCCCGGGGGACGTGCGGGTGCTGGTGGAGACAGAGGACGAGTTTGCTCGGCGGGGGCAGTTTGAGCGGATCTTCCCCACCCGGCTGTCCATGCGCTACCTGCGCTTCTTTGAGCAGCTGCGGTACTTCAACCTGCTCACCGCCCAGTGGGAGCTCAGACACTTCCTCAACAAGCCCCGAG TGGTCGCTgccaaggccccacctcttcccaaagAGCCACAGCCCCCTCAATGGCTTCTGCAAACTGGAATCGGGCTGCCTCGC GAGACTTCTCCCGCGCGAGGCAGAGGAGATGCCCAAGTGCCTGGAGCCCAGCGCTCGCACGCAGAGCTTACCTCTGATCAAGTACAGCGACAGAGCCATCAAGCACCCCGTCCTGCCGCCCATGCTGAGCCCCGTCTGACGCCAGCCCGGTCACGTGCCCGCACGCCCTGGCCGGGGGACACAGGAGCCTACCTCAAAGGAAGATGCCGGCGCCAGGGCCCACGCGCTGGGAGAGGGGTTcccgcctggcccaggctgcaacGCTCACCGTAG
- the TTLL4 gene encoding tubulin monoglutamylase TTLL4 isoform X1, which yields MASAGPQHYSTGLERGSNFQRPVAAAERPSGSKAWLLAQQQVKPLWKLGRKHVSTFQDHRPVLSGIPPTHACLWYPPPGCSGWRTEAARCGLPLARSPPQPFPGLAGSSPLCRRSYVRHKPYQRLESICLRSSAPESQLLPFPASGLPTCASGTDCNMADSVVEPFLRASAAGEQSSPLGSGTPATSPYKPVLNKNAFLRPHSAKVPSPQAPENKKLKNPPRVPTISWSYGGGTGDSSPKSLPGKGPVLTLEQPPPMPGRSPAQPSTALRADGPSWQDSESRGPSLRAKEREIRLAEAMKKLSGTVTSPPKPGCRPESSCLMNGGLQYHLFHRSRRWRQHLLAQLNPKEPAAPLNLELAERGLSGNLSLAGPDGAVVRTKRISIRLSASSSDTPAPSAPCRTTNFLAQSGGDQVGSTEAASLAGVSAVAAQMSSIQLSKDVQWEQATPARASDLGDGPEYLQRGQSRAAVKPQVSLSRLPCHQPWPVAEVLPEGCWELLRGVVPETSRAHCCLGRRHSGWDSVCSSAAAPLPLLVPVEPDADVEEELPDGLEDGSQDEEEEEGESDGSSPTGLSPNGSVARISRKCLECLAQPPEAQGRVLKPPLVFSLFPNVPPTLYFSTRDERVEKLPWEQRKLLRWKMSSVTPNIVKQTIGRSHFKVSKKNSDWLGCWGHHMKSPGFRAIKEHQKLNHFPGSFQIGRKDRLWRNLSKMQTRFGKKEFNFFPQSFILPQDIKLLRKAWEDSTSRQKWIVKPPASARGIGIQVIHKWSQLPKRRPLLVQRYLHKPYLIGGSKFDLRLYVYVTCYDPLRIYLFQDGLVRFASCKYSSSMKSLSNKFMHLTNYSVNKKNAEYRPNADETACQGHKWALKALWSYLSQKGVNSEAIWEKIKDIVIKTIIASEPYVNSLLKLYVRRPYCCHELFGFDVMLDENLKPWILEVNISPSLHSNSPLDVSIKGQMIRDLLNLAGFVLPSMDDLAWAPGSASSSTLSSGVTSAPKEKPKLAPEQLVAEKMKRAYYLTQKLPEQDFSSILDVLTPGDVRVLVETEDEFARRGQFERIFPTRLSMRYLRFFEQLRYFNLLTAQWELRHFLNKPRVVAAKAPPLPKEPQPPQWLLQTGIGLPRETSPARGRGDAQVPGAQRSHAELTSDQVQRQSHQAPRPAAHAEPRLTPARSRARTPWPGDTGAYLKGRCRRQGPRAGRGVPAWPRLQRSP from the exons ATGGCCTCTGCGGGGCCACAGCACTATAGCACAGGCCTCGAGAGGGGAAGCAACTTCCAACGCCCTGTCGCCGCTGCCGAGAGGCCCTCTGGGAGCAAGGCCTGGCTCCTCGCCCAGCAGCAGGTGAAGCCCCTCTGGAAGCTCGGAAGGAAGCATGTGAGCACTTTCCAGGACCACAGGCCTGTCCTCTCAGGGATCCCCCCCACGCACGCCTGCCTGTGGTACCCCCCGCCGGGATGCAGCGGCTGGCGGACTGAGGCTGCACGCTGCGGCCTGCCCCTCGCTCGGTccccgccccagcccttcccaggcctggctggcagcTCGCCGCTCTGTCGGCGCTCCTACGTCCGGCACAAGCCCTACCAGCGGCTGGAGTCCATCTGCCTGCGCTCCAGTGCTCCGGAGAGCCAGCTGCTTCCCTTCCCCGCCAGCGGGCTCCCGACCTGCGCCTCGGGCACTGACTGCAACATGGCAGACTCGGTGGTGGAGCCCTTCCTGCGGGCGAGCGCggcaggggagcagagctctCCTCTTGGCTCAGGGACACCAGCAACCAGCCCGTACAAACCGGTGCTCAACAAGAACGCCTTCCTCCGGCCCCACAGTGCCAAGGTGCCTTCCCCACAGGCCCCAGAGAACAAGAAGCTGAAGAACCCCCCTCGGGTGCCCACCATATCTTGGTCCTATGGCGGGGGGACTGGGGACAGCTCCCCCAAGAGTCTGCCTGGGAAAGGCCCGGTGCtcacactggagcagcccccgcCCATGCCGGGCCGGTCTCCTGCTCAACCCAGCACTGCCCTGCGAGCTGACggcccctcatggcaggacagcGAGAGCAGGGGGCCAAGCTTGCGAGCCAAGGAACGCGAGATCCGGCTCGCGGAGGCGATGAAGAAACTGAGCGGGACGGTTACGAGCCCCCCCAAGCCGGGCTGTCGGCCcgagagctcctgcctcatgaACGGGGGCTTGCAGTACCACCTCTTCCACAGGAGCCGCCGGTGGAGACAGCACCTCCTGGCGCAGCTGAACCCAAAGGAGCCGGCTGCCCCCTTGAACTTGGAGCTGGCCGAGCGGGGCCTGAGTGGCAACCTGAGCCTGGCTGGCCCAGACGGCGCCGTCGTCCGCACCAAGCGGATCAGCATCCGCCTCTCAGCCTCCAGTTCAGACACTccggcccccagcgccccctgtcGCACCACGAACTTCCTGGCCCAGAGCGGCGGAGACCAGGTGGGGAGCACGGAGGCTGCCAGCCTTGCTGGCGTCTCTGCGGTGGCAGCCCAGATGTCCAGCATCCAGCTGAGCAAGGACGTGCAGTGGGAGCAGGCCACCCCTGCCAGAGCCTCTGA CCTTGGGGACGGCCCGGAGTATCTGCAGCGAGGACAGAGCCGGGCAGCCGTGAAGCCCCAGGTGTCACTGTCCAGGCTCCCCTGCCATCAGCCCTGGCCCGTGGCAGAGGTCCTTCCCGAGGGCTGCTGGGAGCTCCTCCGGGGCGTGGTGCCGGAGACCAGCCGTGCGCACTGCTGCCTGGGCAGACGTCACTCTGGGTGGGATTCCGTGTGTTCCAGTGcggctgcccccctgcccctgctggtccCAGTGGAGCCTGACGCTGACGTGGAAGAGGAGCTCCCTGATGGCTTGGAAGACGGGAGCCAGgacgaggaggaagaggagg GCGAGTCGGACGGctcctcccccacagggctgTCGCCCAACGGCTCCGTGGCTCGTATCTCCAG GAAGTGTCTGGAGTGTTTGGCCCAGCCGCCCGAGGCCCAGGGGCGAGTCCTCAAACCACCGCTCGTGTTCAGCTTATTCCCGAACGTGCCTCCAACCCTGTACTTCAGCACTCGGGACGAGAGAG TGGAgaagctgccctgggagcagaggaagttGCTGCGCTGGAAGATGAGCAGCGTCACCCCCAACATTGTGAAGCAAACCATTGGCAGGTCCCACTTCAAAGTCAGCAAGA AGAACAGcgactggctgggctgctggggccatCACATGAAGTCCCCTGGCTTCCGAGCCATCAAGGAGCACCAGAAG CTAAACCACTTCCCCGGCTCCTTTCAAATCGGGAGGAAGGACCGTCTGTGGCGCAACCTGTCCAAGATGCAGACGCGCTTCGGGAAGAAGGAGTTTAACTTCTTCCCCCAGTCCTTCATCCTGCCCCAGGACATCAAGCTGCTGCGCAAGGCCTGGGAGGACAGCACCAGCCGCCAGAAGTGGATTGTGAAGCCG CCGGCCTCTGCCAGAGGCATTGGGATCCAGGTCATCCACaagtggagccagctgcccaagagGAGACCGCTGCTGGTGCAGAG GTACTTGCACAAGCCCTACCTCATTGGCGGGAGCAAGTTCGACCTGAGGCTTTATGTTTACGTGACTTGCTACGACCCCCTCCGCATCTACCTGTTCCAAGACGGATTAGTGCGCTTCGCGAGCTGCAA GTACTCGTCCTCCATGAAGAGCCTCAGCAACAAGTTCATGCACCTGACCAACTACAGCGTGAACAAGAAGAATGCAGAATACAGGCCCAACGCCGACGAGACGGCTTGCCAAGGGCACAAGTG GGCCCTGAAAGCCCTTTGGAGCTACCTGAGCCAAAAGGGGGTGAACAGCGAGGCCATCTGGGAGAAGATCAAGGATATCGTTATCAAAACCATCATCGC GTCAGAGCCCTACGTGAACAGCCTGCTGAAACTGTATGTGCGACGCCCCTACTGCTGCCACGAGCTCTTCGGCTTTGACGTCATGCTGGACGAGAACCTCAAGCCTTGGATCCTGGAAGTGAATATCTCCCCCAG CCTCCATTCCAACTCGCCGCTGGACGTGAGCATCAAGGGCCAGATGATCCGGGATCTCCTCAACCTGGCTGGCTTCGTTCTTCCCAGCATGGACGACTTGGCCTGGGCCCCAGGCAGCGCCAGCAGCTCCACCCTCAGCTCAGG TGTAACCAGCGCCCCGAAGGAGAAGCCCAAGTTGGCCCCGGAGCAGCTCGTGGCGGAGAAGATGAAGCGAGCGTATTACTTGACGCAGAAGCTGCCTGAGCAG GACTTCTCCTCCATCCTGGACGTGCTGACCCCGGGGGACGTGCGGGTGCTGGTGGAGACAGAGGACGAGTTTGCTCGGCGGGGGCAGTTTGAGCGGATCTTCCCCACCCGGCTGTCCATGCGCTACCTGCGCTTCTTTGAGCAGCTGCGGTACTTCAACCTGCTCACCGCCCAGTGGGAGCTCAGACACTTCCTCAACAAGCCCCGAG TGGTCGCTgccaaggccccacctcttcccaaagAGCCACAGCCCCCTCAATGGCTTCTGCAAACTGGAATCGGGCTGCCTCGC GAGACTTCTCCCGCGCGAGGCAGAGGAGATGCCCAAGTGCCTGGAGCCCAGCGCTCGCACGCAGAGCTTACCTCTGATCAAGTACAGCGACAGAGCCATCAAGCACCCCGTCCTGCCGCCCATGCTGAGCCCCGTCTGACGCCAGCCCGGTCACGTGCCCGCACGCCCTGGCCGGGGGACACAGGAGCCTACCTCAAAGGAAGATGCCGGCGCCAGGGCCCACGCGCTGGGAGAGGGGTTcccgcctggcccaggctgcaacGCTCACCGTAG